Proteins encoded together in one Amblyomma americanum isolate KBUSLIRL-KWMA chromosome 1, ASM5285725v1, whole genome shotgun sequence window:
- the LOC144108067 gene encoding uncharacterized protein LOC144108067: MTAARIQRWALYLRGYNYKLQYVLGKQLLNSDALSRLPQQTTRDGGEGPTEWSHDWTRPPDSSLYVRNYGLGEKWIPAHVKSATGARMVTVEPPTAIVKRQVDQVRRRSDSSPRFPVTDTTARGPGPSQTKGPCTAANVTTPLEAAAPDDSPDTAQIAGNNIQPRTSLLPPTLSPAEASQ; the protein is encoded by the exons ATGACGGCTGCGCGAATTCAACGCTGGGCACTGTACCTCAGAGGCTACAATTACAAGCTTCAGTATGTTCTTGGGAAACAACTTCTCAACTCGGATGCTCTCAGCAGACTGCCACAGCAGACCACCAGAGACGGAGGTGAAG GTCCAACTGAGTGGAGCCACGACTGGACACGGCCGCCAGACAGCAGCTTGTACGTCCGCAATTACGGACTGGGAGAGAAGTGGATCCCTGCTCATGTCAAATCGGCGACAGGAGCACGGATGGTAACCGTAGAGCCTCCCACTGCAATCGTCAAGCGGCAAGTCGATCAGGTGCGCCGCCGCTCGGATTCATCACCAAGGTTTCCGGTCACCGATACGACTGCTCGTGGTCCAGGGCCCAGCCAGACGAAAGGACCCTGCACGGCGGCCAATGTAACCACTCCCTTGGAAGCGGCCGCCCCAGATGATTCTCCTGATACAGCCCAAATTGCGGGCAACAACATTCAACCTCGCACCTCTCTTCTCCCACCTACCTTGAGTCCGGCCGAAGCTTCGCAGTAA